Proteins encoded in a region of the Elizabethkingia bruuniana genome:
- a CDS encoding RNA polymerase sigma factor, producing the protein MKRLVIKEQTAWKELYNSYSRELTSVCRRYLKGQDDIHDVLQNGFIKMFHSIDSFKYMGPGSLKAWIMRIIINEVLQYIRKFSKMEFSVADEELTILDNDEEPELTDFSMEDLLTMIRSLPDGYRIVFNLYVFESKSHREIAELLSISEGSSASQLHKAKRKLVHQINTCKQLKNKGL; encoded by the coding sequence GTGAAACGATTAGTTATAAAAGAACAAACAGCCTGGAAGGAATTATACAATTCTTATTCAAGGGAGCTTACATCTGTATGCAGGAGATACCTGAAAGGGCAGGATGATATACACGATGTACTGCAAAATGGCTTTATAAAAATGTTTCATAGTATAGATTCTTTTAAATACATGGGACCAGGCTCTTTGAAAGCCTGGATAATGCGTATAATTATTAATGAGGTTTTACAATACATAAGAAAATTTTCAAAGATGGAATTTTCAGTAGCTGATGAAGAGCTTACAATCTTGGATAATGATGAAGAACCAGAGTTAACTGATTTTTCTATGGAAGATTTGCTCACAATGATAAGATCATTACCTGATGGTTACAGAATTGTTTTTAATCTGTATGTGTTTGAAAGTAAGTCACACAGGGAAATTGCAGAGTTACTTTCGATAAGTGAAGGCTCATCGGCTTCTCAGTTACATAAAGCAAAAAGAAAGCTTGTGCATCAAATTAATACATGCAAACAATTAAAAAATAAAGGGCTATGA
- a CDS encoding DUF4840 domain-containing protein has translation MKKFINLKAFLQLVILLSIPFILSNCRSDNDKRPNPVPGDPKVEDVNGSYAGKLGISQGTTKSEINVSFTAQKNVVSFTEFPMKEIISSIISDPTKANQALASIGKVKYEVSYTAVLSKSKKEVELTFSPKDLTFQVPIDGVNKKVTVTFAQIKQGIFAKTNTQNLNLELGAPKITVESTAVTPFNQIIYNFAMLKK, from the coding sequence ATGAAAAAGTTCATAAATCTGAAAGCTTTTTTACAGCTTGTCATTTTATTAAGTATTCCTTTTATTCTTTCAAATTGCAGAAGCGATAATGATAAAAGACCAAATCCTGTTCCCGGAGATCCAAAGGTTGAAGACGTTAATGGTAGTTATGCCGGAAAGTTAGGAATATCACAAGGTACTACTAAGAGTGAAATTAATGTTTCCTTTACGGCTCAAAAAAATGTTGTTTCGTTTACCGAATTCCCGATGAAAGAGATTATTAGTTCAATAATTTCTGATCCTACTAAAGCTAATCAGGCTTTAGCTTCAATTGGTAAAGTTAAATATGAAGTTAGTTATACGGCAGTTTTGAGTAAATCAAAAAAGGAAGTAGAGCTTACCTTCTCACCTAAAGATCTTACTTTTCAAGTTCCAATAGATGGGGTAAATAAAAAAGTAACAGTTACATTTGCCCAGATCAAACAAGGAATATTTGCTAAAACTAATACACAAAATCTTAATCTGGAATTAGGAGCCCCTAAAATAACTGTTGAAAGCACTGCAGTTACTCCTTTTAATCAGATCATATATAATTTTGCAATGCTGAAGAAATAA
- a CDS encoding serine hydrolase: protein MKQRLYLFSFLVFGLILYQGQTENLKGVDQEIQKIIEDYKGVGLSVAIVRNDKVIYSKGFGYRDLEHKLPVTTNTLFGIGSNTKAFTSALIGISNTEKKLSVKDKPSKYIPHLEFPTDRMNDLITIEDLLDHRSGLGSVDGSYIFFPSDKRIDLLNKLPYLKANGEPKNSWIYSNFGYIILGVVAEQLYNSTWEKLINEKIFSPLKMNNSNISADELIKHEDFSYPYGIYKGRAERVLFQKTGNDNPGAGINSSANDMANWLKLWLNYGSFDGKQIVSKNYVKNAMSTKAVIDGNPPAKKDQANYLFGYGYGWNTNIFHGHYRVYHGGLVSGFSSNVVLFPADGFGIVVLSNQHNTDLPYTIASMLALRMLGLDHNKPYSYEKEIHDILKPDNFIKPVNEIKKPTHDLDSYCGEYENKGYGIIKIVKEDNKLYAVFPAFKFLLEHSHYDYFRLKFTEEFPQQMNPDLNFGFRLNSKGEVSELEMDIQRGTIFKKIK, encoded by the coding sequence ATGAAACAAAGATTATATTTATTTAGTTTTTTGGTATTTGGTTTAATACTATATCAAGGACAAACAGAAAATCTGAAAGGAGTTGATCAGGAAATTCAAAAGATTATTGAAGATTATAAAGGTGTTGGTTTGTCTGTGGCTATCGTTAGAAATGATAAAGTCATTTACTCTAAGGGTTTTGGTTATCGTGATCTTGAACATAAATTACCAGTGACAACCAATACATTATTTGGAATAGGGAGTAATACTAAAGCTTTTACCTCTGCATTAATCGGAATATCAAATACAGAAAAGAAGCTATCTGTTAAAGATAAGCCTTCAAAATATATTCCGCATCTGGAATTTCCTACAGACAGGATGAATGACCTGATAACTATTGAAGATTTGTTAGACCATAGGAGTGGGTTAGGATCTGTAGATGGTTCGTATATTTTTTTTCCCTCGGACAAAAGAATTGACCTTCTGAATAAACTACCATATCTAAAAGCAAACGGAGAGCCTAAAAACAGCTGGATATATAGTAATTTCGGGTATATTATTCTGGGAGTGGTTGCAGAGCAGCTATATAATAGTACATGGGAAAAACTTATAAATGAGAAAATATTCAGTCCGTTAAAAATGAATAATAGTAATATATCGGCTGATGAATTAATAAAGCATGAAGATTTCTCATATCCCTATGGTATTTATAAGGGAAGAGCTGAAAGAGTTCTGTTTCAGAAAACTGGAAATGATAATCCCGGAGCAGGAATTAACAGTTCTGCAAATGATATGGCTAACTGGCTGAAACTTTGGTTGAATTACGGAAGTTTTGATGGAAAACAGATTGTCTCGAAAAATTATGTGAAAAATGCAATGAGTACTAAGGCTGTAATTGATGGGAATCCGCCAGCAAAGAAAGATCAGGCTAACTATTTATTTGGATATGGATATGGTTGGAATACAAATATTTTCCATGGTCATTACAGAGTATATCATGGGGGACTTGTTTCAGGGTTTTCATCCAATGTTGTTTTATTTCCAGCAGATGGTTTTGGTATTGTGGTTCTAAGTAATCAGCATAACACTGATTTGCCATATACTATTGCCAGCATGCTTGCTCTCAGGATGTTAGGGTTAGATCATAACAAGCCTTATAGTTATGAGAAAGAAATACATGATATTTTAAAACCGGATAATTTCATTAAACCTGTTAATGAAATTAAAAAGCCAACACATGATCTGGATTCATATTGCGGCGAATATGAGAATAAAGGTTACGGAATAATTAAGATAGTTAAAGAAGATAATAAGCTTTATGCTGTTTTTCCTGCATTCAAATTTTTATTGGAACATTCGCATTATGATTATTTCAGGTTAAAATTTACAGAAGAATTTCCACAACAAATGAATCCTGATCTTAATTTTGGCTTTAGATTAAATAGCAAAGGAGAAGTTTCTGAATTAGAGATGGATATCCAGCGTGGAACAATTTTCAAGAAGATAAAATAG
- a CDS encoding bacteriocin-like protein, producing the protein MRNLKKLSRESLKGINGGYRMCPEDGNCGDGFCCGPGGCRSIAGAGPDTYLCSPPTSGPKIEPFPIEW; encoded by the coding sequence ATGAGAAATTTAAAAAAGCTTTCAAGAGAAAGTCTAAAAGGTATTAATGGTGGATATAGAATGTGTCCCGAAGATGGAAATTGTGGTGATGGATTTTGTTGTGGACCGGGAGGCTGTAGAAGTATAGCTGGAGCAGGACCTGACACCTATTTATGTAGCCCTCCAACAAGTGGCCCAAAAATAGAGCCTTTTCCAATTGAATGGTAG
- a CDS encoding DUF2007 domain-containing protein → MDLNTKVSVFEGDKPQEVQLIKSKLEEAGIEAEIDNSYMSFLSTPTATNLKVKVYLKDEKKAFDVIDGYLKEFNNN, encoded by the coding sequence ATGGATTTGAATACAAAGGTGTCGGTTTTTGAAGGAGACAAACCACAAGAAGTACAGTTAATAAAATCTAAACTGGAAGAAGCAGGAATAGAAGCAGAAATTGATAACTCATATATGTCATTTCTCTCTACGCCAACTGCAACAAACCTAAAAGTAAAAGTGTATCTGAAAGACGAAAAAAAAGCTTTCGATGTTATAGACGGCTATTTAAAAGAATTTAATAACAATTAA
- the lat gene encoding L-lysine 6-transaminase produces the protein MNNIVDNNQVKETLGRHILADGLDMVMDFEKSHGSVIVDNLSGKEYLDMFSMFASAAVGYNHPYILKHQDWLGKHATYKPTLSDVYLQEYADFLEVFERVVIPEELQYCFFVEGGALAVENALKTAFDWKTRKNWLQGSKTEASMVIHFQQAFHGRSGYTLSLTNTADPRKHQYFPKFDWPRIINPKLTFPVTEENLAYTIEQEGKALLHIQEAILANPYKVACIIIEPIQAEGGDNHFRPEFFQELRRICDENEILLIFDEVQTGIGITGKMFMFQHIGVVPDIVSFGKKTQVCGILASKEKLDEVEHHVFKESSRINSTFGGNFVDMLRLKLMLEIIENENLLENVRKQGLFLMEGLIQLQNRYPDYLSNARGVGIMCAIDFPTKELRNKIQQQLFAEEDILILPCGEKSLRFRPHLNVQQSDLDKVLSAINSIISKI, from the coding sequence ATGAACAATATTGTAGATAATAATCAGGTAAAAGAAACTTTAGGCAGACATATTCTTGCAGACGGACTGGATATGGTAATGGATTTCGAAAAGTCACACGGCTCTGTAATTGTAGATAATCTTTCAGGTAAAGAATATCTGGATATGTTTTCTATGTTTGCTTCGGCAGCTGTAGGCTACAACCATCCATATATTTTAAAACATCAGGACTGGCTGGGAAAACATGCTACTTATAAGCCTACACTTAGTGATGTTTACCTTCAGGAATATGCTGATTTTTTAGAAGTATTCGAAAGAGTGGTTATCCCGGAGGAATTGCAATATTGTTTCTTTGTAGAAGGTGGTGCATTAGCAGTAGAAAATGCGCTTAAAACGGCTTTTGACTGGAAAACAAGAAAGAACTGGCTGCAGGGAAGCAAGACCGAAGCTTCAATGGTCATTCATTTCCAACAGGCATTTCACGGACGTTCGGGATATACACTGTCATTAACCAATACAGCGGATCCAAGAAAGCATCAGTATTTTCCGAAATTTGACTGGCCAAGAATCATCAACCCGAAATTAACTTTTCCGGTAACAGAAGAAAATCTGGCTTATACGATTGAACAGGAAGGAAAGGCTTTGCTGCATATACAGGAAGCTATTCTGGCCAATCCTTATAAAGTTGCCTGTATAATTATAGAACCTATCCAGGCTGAAGGCGGAGACAATCATTTCCGTCCTGAGTTTTTCCAGGAACTAAGACGTATCTGCGATGAAAATGAAATCTTGTTAATTTTTGACGAAGTGCAAACCGGAATCGGAATTACAGGAAAGATGTTTATGTTCCAGCATATAGGAGTTGTTCCGGATATTGTTAGCTTTGGTAAGAAGACTCAGGTTTGTGGCATTTTGGCCAGTAAAGAAAAACTGGATGAAGTAGAACATCATGTATTCAAAGAATCTTCAAGAATCAACTCTACATTCGGCGGAAACTTTGTCGATATGCTTCGCCTGAAACTGATGCTGGAAATTATTGAAAACGAAAACTTGTTGGAAAATGTTCGGAAGCAAGGGCTTTTTCTGATGGAAGGTTTAATACAATTACAAAATCGTTATCCGGATTATCTGTCCAATGCAAGGGGAGTAGGGATTATGTGTGCAATAGATTTTCCTACGAAAGAACTAAGAAACAAAATTCAGCAACAGTTGTTTGCAGAAGAGGATATTCTGATTTTGCCATGTGGTGAAAAGTCATTACGCTTCCGTCCACATCTTAATGTTCAGCAATCGGATTTAGATAAAGTATTATCTGCTATAAATTCTATTATTTCAAAAATTTAA
- a CDS encoding aldehyde dehydrogenase family protein, with the protein MAKTNQSFKIEKSLQHLGISKDNKGASSGTKFFATGKSIDSYSPVDGKLIASVKTASEKDYEKIIKLAQQASSEFRLMPAPKRGEIIRQFGLKLREYKEDLGKLVSYEMGKSLQEGWGEVQEMIDICDFAVGLSRQLHGFTMHSERSQHRMYEQYHPLGIVGIISAFNFPVAVWSWNAALALICGNAIIWKPSEKTPLCAVACQNIMAEVLKENKLPEGISNLVISDHVIGQKMVESKDVQLISFTGSTAVGREVASKVAGRFGKSILELGGNNAIIITENADLEMSIIGAVFGAVGTAGQRCTSTRRLIIHESVYDKVKTKLVKAYGQLKIGNPLDVENHVGPLIDDHAVKQYENSIAKCKKEGGKFIVEGGLLKGKEYASGCYVKPCIAEVKNSYEIVQHETFAPILYIMKYKTLEEAIAMQNDVPQGLSSAIMTQNLREAELFLSHAGSDCGIANVNIGTSGAEIGGAFGGEKETGGGRESGSDAWKYYMRRQTNTINYGKDLPLAQGIKFNI; encoded by the coding sequence ATGGCAAAAACCAATCAAAGTTTTAAAATCGAAAAATCTCTTCAGCATCTTGGAATCTCTAAAGACAATAAAGGTGCTTCTTCCGGAACCAAATTTTTTGCAACCGGGAAATCTATTGACTCTTATTCACCGGTAGATGGTAAACTAATCGCAAGCGTGAAAACAGCTTCTGAAAAGGATTATGAGAAGATTATCAAACTTGCACAGCAGGCTTCTTCTGAGTTCAGGTTAATGCCTGCACCCAAAAGAGGAGAAATCATCAGACAATTCGGATTAAAGCTGAGAGAATATAAAGAGGATCTTGGTAAGCTGGTTTCTTATGAAATGGGGAAATCTCTTCAGGAAGGCTGGGGAGAGGTGCAGGAAATGATTGATATCTGTGATTTCGCAGTCGGATTATCCCGTCAGTTACACGGATTTACTATGCATTCGGAACGTTCGCAACACAGAATGTATGAACAATATCATCCACTTGGAATCGTAGGAATTATATCAGCTTTTAATTTCCCGGTAGCGGTATGGAGCTGGAATGCAGCATTGGCCCTAATATGTGGAAATGCTATTATATGGAAGCCTTCAGAAAAAACACCACTTTGTGCTGTAGCTTGTCAGAATATTATGGCCGAAGTTCTGAAAGAGAATAAGCTGCCGGAAGGAATTTCCAATCTTGTAATCAGCGATCATGTAATAGGACAGAAGATGGTCGAAAGTAAAGATGTCCAGTTGATATCATTTACAGGTTCTACGGCTGTAGGAAGAGAAGTTGCTTCCAAAGTTGCCGGACGTTTCGGTAAATCTATCTTAGAATTAGGCGGTAACAACGCTATTATCATCACTGAAAATGCGGATCTGGAAATGTCTATTATCGGTGCAGTATTTGGTGCGGTCGGAACAGCAGGGCAGAGATGTACTTCTACAAGACGATTGATTATCCACGAAAGTGTATATGATAAAGTTAAGACTAAGCTTGTAAAAGCTTATGGTCAGCTGAAAATAGGAAATCCATTAGATGTGGAAAATCATGTAGGTCCACTAATCGATGATCATGCAGTAAAACAATACGAAAATTCCATTGCTAAGTGCAAAAAAGAAGGCGGGAAATTTATTGTTGAAGGGGGTCTGCTAAAAGGGAAAGAATATGCTTCAGGCTGTTACGTAAAGCCTTGTATCGCTGAAGTGAAAAATTCATACGAAATTGTACAGCATGAAACTTTTGCCCCTATTCTTTATATTATGAAATATAAGACGCTTGAAGAAGCTATTGCTATGCAAAATGATGTTCCGCAGGGACTTTCTTCAGCAATTATGACTCAAAACCTGAGAGAAGCGGAGTTATTCCTGTCTCACGCAGGATCTGATTGCGGAATTGCAAATGTAAATATCGGGACATCCGGAGCGGAGATTGGCGGAGCATTCGGTGGAGAAAAGGAAACTGGCGGTGGAAGAGAATCAGGATCGGATGCATGGAAATATTACATGAGAAGACAGACTAATACAATTAATTATGGTAAGGATTTACCATTAGCTCAGGGAATCAAATTTAATATTTAA
- a CDS encoding response regulator, with the protein MIKVAITDDHPLLLEGLKNILGNSNTIDVVDCFRNVSEMNAGLAKQAIDILLLDINLVDTNSIELIKPLKKKYGNLQIIILSVHNELPVINSTLAEGALGYIQKNASVSEILEGINTVYAGKQFLCSQTNSVLEKKSLDGLNQVPKLTRREKEILAEAAKGLTTNQMAEKLFISPHTVESHRKNLIEKFQTSNLSSAIKLAIEYGLIIE; encoded by the coding sequence ATGATAAAAGTAGCTATAACAGACGATCATCCACTTCTATTAGAAGGATTGAAGAATATTTTGGGAAATAGCAATACAATAGATGTTGTAGATTGTTTCCGAAACGTTTCTGAAATGAATGCAGGTCTTGCAAAACAAGCTATCGATATATTATTGCTGGACATCAATCTGGTAGACACCAACAGTATCGAACTCATAAAACCGCTAAAGAAAAAGTACGGAAATCTCCAGATTATTATATTGAGTGTTCACAATGAGTTACCTGTAATTAATAGTACTTTGGCTGAGGGTGCATTAGGATACATCCAGAAAAATGCTTCAGTTTCCGAAATCCTGGAAGGGATTAATACTGTATATGCGGGAAAACAATTTTTGTGTTCTCAAACTAATTCTGTCCTGGAAAAGAAATCGCTGGATGGACTAAATCAGGTTCCGAAACTAACGCGAAGAGAAAAAGAAATTTTAGCTGAAGCTGCAAAAGGGCTTACAACCAATCAAATGGCAGAAAAGCTTTTCATCAGCCCGCACACTGTAGAAAGTCACCGAAAAAATCTTATCGAAAAATTTCAAACTTCCAATCTTAGCTCAGCGATTAAATTGGCTATAGAATATGGTTTGATTATTGAATAA
- a CDS encoding tetratricopeptide repeat-containing sensor histidine kinase, whose translation MYRLLFIFILFICPFFAQAQDALSKLEKEYNNASDNTTEQLNIAPKYAKALFLQNYKDKSYHILKTVIPIAERQADGKYATILYAVQAMNYRLDNKQAESLKSLDMANMYSLKTSSNEAKGYLQYAKGWILARNNKTTDAVAAYLKAINYYENSPTTSTLYGRFATVVKELSAVYSNLNEYQLEEKYSKQFLLLASKQNDPNLIFDAYMRMGYVYEQKYAQNLSDLDLKNKAEHYYLLAITTFNKRKDAMLNKSNLSYAAINLANLYIDFDRNKAMQYAQLANKVSLETGNAIHIASSFGILAELAIKNNDYDLAKSYFLKASMEIGKSPVRDQNIELSILESLSRISEEQGNYKEALVYYKSYVDKYKSVYDQEKLDITKRLESQFEKERQEQKYIKLQLESDKKAQQIKLINILRAQREQVYNNLKLTEENQRERLKFSELESEKRAQQLRLAKLETEQKNNDIKNYKELLAFKEKINTYYFVFIVIFVVLIILLLYAYKQRIKSMKQRDQLHALAMEKEKQNSKISTLTALLEGQEQERGRLARDLHDGLGGLLSGTKLQLSYLDPHQSETIEDGISKSIKQIDGAVEELRRVAHNLMPDLLVKYGLEVAIQEFASRISNSALDIHTEFINYRNSLSEEKQLIIYRIIQELVNNAIKHADASEIIIQISQEENVLNLTVEDNGKGFDHKGLNVKKTAGFHNIESRVQFLKGTMNIISELNIGTSIELQIPIH comes from the coding sequence ATGTACAGGTTATTATTTATATTCATTTTATTTATTTGTCCGTTTTTTGCTCAGGCACAAGATGCTTTGAGCAAATTGGAAAAGGAGTATAATAATGCTTCAGACAATACAACCGAGCAGTTAAATATCGCCCCAAAATATGCAAAAGCATTATTTCTTCAGAATTATAAGGACAAATCTTACCACATTTTAAAAACGGTTATTCCTATTGCAGAAAGACAAGCAGATGGGAAATACGCTACCATTTTGTATGCTGTTCAGGCTATGAATTACAGGCTGGACAATAAACAAGCTGAGTCTTTAAAAAGCTTGGATATGGCCAATATGTACAGCTTAAAAACAAGTAGTAATGAAGCAAAAGGCTATCTGCAATATGCAAAAGGTTGGATTCTGGCACGCAATAATAAAACTACCGATGCTGTTGCTGCTTACCTGAAAGCAATTAATTATTACGAAAATTCACCAACGACTTCTACATTATACGGAAGATTTGCTACCGTAGTCAAAGAGCTGTCTGCAGTTTATTCTAACCTCAATGAATACCAGCTGGAAGAAAAATACAGTAAGCAGTTTTTGTTGTTGGCATCTAAACAGAATGATCCTAATCTGATCTTTGATGCCTATATGCGTATGGGGTATGTGTATGAACAAAAATATGCTCAGAATCTGTCAGATTTGGATTTGAAAAACAAAGCAGAACATTACTACTTACTGGCTATTACAACTTTCAACAAAAGAAAAGATGCTATGCTCAACAAGAGTAATCTCTCTTATGCAGCCATCAACTTAGCCAACTTGTACATTGATTTTGACAGAAATAAGGCTATGCAATATGCTCAATTAGCCAATAAAGTAAGTCTGGAAACGGGTAATGCTATTCATATTGCCTCTTCATTCGGAATTTTGGCAGAGCTGGCGATTAAAAATAACGACTATGATTTAGCGAAGTCCTACTTTCTGAAAGCTTCTATGGAAATAGGGAAGAGCCCGGTCAGAGATCAGAACATAGAACTCTCTATTTTGGAATCTCTGTCCCGAATTAGCGAAGAACAGGGTAATTATAAAGAGGCACTTGTTTATTATAAAAGTTATGTTGATAAATACAAAAGTGTTTATGATCAGGAAAAACTGGATATTACAAAAAGGCTGGAATCACAGTTTGAGAAAGAACGACAGGAACAAAAGTATATAAAGCTGCAGCTGGAAAGCGATAAAAAAGCGCAACAAATTAAGCTAATAAATATACTTCGTGCTCAGCGTGAACAGGTGTATAATAACTTAAAACTAACAGAAGAAAATCAGCGTGAACGATTAAAGTTTTCTGAACTTGAATCCGAAAAAAGAGCACAACAGCTTCGTTTGGCAAAGCTAGAGACCGAACAGAAGAACAATGACATTAAGAATTATAAAGAACTGCTGGCATTCAAGGAAAAGATTAATACCTATTATTTTGTTTTTATTGTCATTTTCGTCGTTTTGATTATTTTATTGCTTTATGCCTATAAACAGCGTATAAAGTCTATGAAGCAAAGAGATCAATTGCATGCTCTGGCCATGGAAAAAGAGAAGCAGAATTCCAAAATATCTACACTTACAGCATTGCTGGAAGGGCAGGAACAGGAGCGTGGCCGCTTAGCCCGGGATCTTCATGACGGATTGGGAGGCTTGCTCTCCGGAACCAAACTTCAGCTGTCTTATTTAGACCCTCATCAATCTGAAACTATAGAAGATGGAATTTCAAAATCGATTAAGCAAATTGATGGTGCTGTAGAAGAGCTAAGGCGTGTAGCGCACAATTTAATGCCTGATTTATTAGTGAAATACGGTTTGGAAGTAGCTATCCAGGAGTTTGCTTCCCGCATATCCAATAGCGCTTTAGATATCCATACCGAATTTATCAACTACCGCAATTCCTTATCTGAAGAAAAGCAATTGATAATCTACAGAATCATTCAGGAATTGGTAAACAACGCCATAAAACATGCCGATGCTTCCGAAATTATTATTCAGATAAGTCAGGAAGAAAACGTACTCAATCTTACAGTGGAGGACAACGGTAAAGGTTTTGACCACAAAGGCTTAAATGTGAAAAAAACGGCTGGTTTTCATAATATAGAATCAAGAGTCCAATTTTTAAAAGGAACCATGAATATCATATCCGAATTGAATATTGGCACCAGTATAGAACTTCAAATACCTATTCATTAA